In Papaver somniferum cultivar HN1 chromosome 9, ASM357369v1, whole genome shotgun sequence, the genomic stretch TCTATTTATCACTAACAAGTATGATGATGTTGCAGGATCTTGCGTGATAGGGCTCTCTATAAGGTGACTTCTGATTTTGTCAACGCTGCAATTAGTGGTGCTGTTGGAGTTATCAGCAGATGTATACCTCCCATTAATCCAACTGATCCAGAGTGTTTTCACATGTGAGTGGTGAAACAGAATCGCATACCATGTCTCCTTATATTCATTAGGTTGCCAGGAATTGATAACACTGTTTTGTATGCTTTAATAATGGTGTCTCTTTAATGAGAATCTGGTGTTATGGATTAATATATTTAATATAAATTTTCATTTAGGTACGTTCACAACAACATATTCTTCAGTTTCGCTGTTGATGCGGACCTCGGTCAGCTATCTAAAAGTTCGAGTGTTAAGTTAAAATCAGTGAACATAAGCTCTTTGTCTGATTCGTCCGAGAAGGCTTGTTGCAATCATGGAGGCTGCAGTGATTCACATGTGGAGAAAACTAACTGCTCCAATTTAGAGGAAGATGGGTGCACTGACTCACAGCTGGCTGACAGTGAACAGGCCACTTATGCTTCTGCTAACAATGACCTAAAGGGTACTAAAGCATATCAGGAAGCTGATGTTCCTGGACTTTATAATCTTGCCATGGCCATAATTGATTACAGGGGTCACAGAGTAGTGGCACAGGTGCTAATTTGCTTGCTTTGCTTTATTTTTTTGTACTTGcctcttctgttttcttttttttttctttttttttgtacctcttcctatgagaatttgaacATTTATCCTCACTAGGTTTTTTGAGTTCTTCCTCCATCGATGTTTTCATTTCTCTGAAGAGCTCTCAATAGTTTCCATATTGTTTGATCTTCTCGGAGATGCACGGTGCTTCATTAACTTGGGAATTTCTGACAATGTCATATCTATTATGTCTTCAGAGTATTATTCCTGGCATCCTTCAAGGAGACAAATCAGACTCACTTTTGTATGGTTCAGTTGACAATGGCAAGAAAATCTgttggaatgaaacatttcactCCAAGGTGAGggcttcttgagctaaattttgCTTGCACAAATCTGAGTTTTAGACTGATATTTTCATTGATCCCATTTTgttttattatatatattttttttctgtttcttccgTTCGTTCTTTCTTTTCAAGTAACCGTGCTTAGTTTCTTAGTATGAAGTTTCTTAGTGAATTAAAATTTAATCATATACTAGGTGCTAGAAGCTGCAAAGCGTCTTCATTTGAAGGAACATACTGTTCTTGACGCATCTGGTAATGCTGTCAAACTTGCTGCACCCGTGGAGTGCAAGGGTATTGTCGGTTCTGATGACAGGTGACACTACAGCTTGATAATTTtacttagtttttatttttatcattcTGTGCTGCACCTGTTATGTCTTCTCTTTTCTGATACCACGAGATGTTATTTTCAGACATTATCTTCTGGACTTGATGAGAGTTACTCCTCGAGATTCAAATTTTACAGGGCCCGGGACTAGATTTTGTGTTTTGAGGCCTGAACTTGTTGCTGCCTTTTGCCAGGTAACCTCATGCGTTATGTATATGTGCACATATTTTCTCGGTCACTTATCTTTCTTGCTAACTTTAGTGTGGTTCCTGTGACAGGCTGAAGCTGCAGAGAGGTCACAAGTTAGTTCCGTACCTGATGGAGAGGTACCTGTCACTGATGCTGTCAGTCGAATTAATGATTCCAAAGAGGGTGTTGAGGCAGTTGACACAGATTCCAATAGTGAGGTATTGTTAGCGACAGTGTTAAATTATAATAATGGTTTCTGCCTGTCTGGTAgactatttattttttaatttcgcATTAGAGTGCACAGAAGCGTTAGTTGTGATAGCATAGTGGGTTTCTTGGACTCGTTGCCATTGCTACACTTTCTTCAAGAAAGTTAATTTGctatcttgttatgttttaccacAGGATAAAATCGAGGAGGCAGAGGTCAAAGCTGCACAAGAAATTAAGATAGAAAAAGCTGACAATGGTGTCATTTCTGAGGAGATACTGTTGAACCCCAATGTCCTTACAGAATTTAAATTGGCAGGGAGTGAAGAAGTAGGTCAAGATAACTAAATGACATTGCAGTAGATTTATCATTTATCTGCTCTATGTTGTTCCTCCCTCTTAACATCATCTTTGTATTATCAGGAGTTGGCCGCAGATGAGGAAAATGTGAGAAAAGCTGGCTCATATCTTAAAGATGTTGTTCTCCCCAAGTTTGTGCAAGATCTTTGCACGCTTGAAGTTTCTCCTATGGATGGCCAGACTCTAACTGAAGCACTCCATGCTCATGGAATCAACGTTCGTTATATTGGAAAAGTAAGCATTATCTCAACCACACgcctccaatttttttttttggttttgttttgcttttacttACAAATCCTGCGCTATATGCTCGATGTTTAATTCTGACCTAAGTGTTTGGTCTTTGATTGGttcttaatttttgtttttctattctattctatatctTTTGTTTGGTTGTTGGCGTGACAACTCTAAATTGCTATTACACAGGTGGCTAATATGACAAAGCATTTACCTCATATATGGGATCTCTGTGCTATTGAGATTGTTGTTAGATCTGCCAAACACATTCTCAAGGTAATACCAACATTAGTTATGTTTGTGCAACAATCCtcttgcacattttctttgttggggtttttattttatttatggtTGTGCTctgtatattattttttttctcaagATCATATAGCTATTTAAATTTATGCCCTGGAGGCGAATAGAATCCAAATATTGTCTCAGATCCTTTATGGTCTTCTCTTTTATGCATTGGGATCTCTGGATAAATCTGCATGTAACTATGAACTAAGGAAGGACTGGAGTTGGATGGTTAGGTGTTTGAAGAtggattattatttattatatgattttagtaaaagaaaaaagaatttatAACATAATTATGTAGGTCAAAGCTTTGGTTAGTATCCCTTTTTCAATGTATGATTGGCCATCCGAACTTGTTGCATACCATATCCTTCGTTGATATTTCTTTTGAGAGAAGTGTTAGCTGAAACAGTGGATGTCAAATTTAGAATATCTAAATCTTTTCCAAATTCTCATCAGTACATGCTCAAACACATGATTTTTGGCATTTTGTTGCCGCCTTGCCAGCGTATCAGACAATATGTTCTTTAGTTTTAACTTGTAAGCAGTGAATAGAACAATGAGAACTACGGTCCATTTTCGGTATTACAGGATCTTTTGAGACTCTCACAGGATCATGACATAGGGCCAGCGATTTCACATTTCTTCAACTGTTTCTTTGGAAATGGTCAGCCCGAGGGCTCAAAATCCCAAAAGAAGGTAGAGAAGCTAAACTTATTTGTCTTTTTTGTTTATCAAGAATTTTTGTGCAgctaattttatgattttgagtTTTCCCTCTTATTTTTTTCGCTGTTTGAGCTGTAGCAAACAATCATTAACATTATAACATTACATGGTTTTGGTTATAAAAAACTGGAGAAGTAGCAAAGGACAAATTTCATCAGAAGTAAACTTATTCAGTAAAAGTTGGAGAAAATATATCTAGAAACGTCTTTTGTCAGGACCATTAAGCATTAGGCATTCATGGAATGTAATATAGCTTTGTTTAGTTGACAAAGAAAATTTTGGATAGTATTTTACATTATCCAGCGCAGTTCATTTCTTTTGACCATGGATCAATCCAGTATAACATCAGTGTTATTCTGCAGGATCAAGCTTCTGGTAAGTCTTCCAAAGGCCAAACAAAGTTGAAAGCTGGAGCTTCTGAAAAAAAGAATCAGTCTTCATATGCACGTATAACTCATGAAGCCTTATGGTCTGATATTTGCGAATTCGCAAAGTTCAAATATCAGGTATTCTATTTAGGCTTGAACTGCATTGTAACATTTTATGCTTATTTCTGGGTATTTCATTTAACTTCCTGTCATGCAGTTTGAGTTGCCCGAGGACGCAAGACAACGGGTGAAAAAAGTCTCAGCTATTCGTAATCTGTGCCAAAAGGTACTgataaatgaactctgtttacGTCTTGCAGTTCAAAATGATAATTAAGTTGGTTTTTGCTAGCAGTATCAACATTCTTCATTTCATTTCTTCGATCATTTAGTATATCTTTATTATATTCCTTTTAAAAATTAACCTTGTTTTTTAATTTTCCAGGTTGGCATAACAATTGCCACACGCAAGTATGATCTTGAAGCTGCAGCACCCTTTCAAACGTCGGATATCTTGAATCTCCAACCTGTAATTAAGCATTCAATTCCGGTATGCTCAGAAGCTAGGGATCTTGTGGAAACAGGGAAGGTTCGATTGGCTGAGGTATACTTTCTTCATTACTACAGTTTTTGTTTGTTAACTGACTTATTTATGGGTTTTCAATTGGTGACAGTTGACTAATTGAGGGTATAAATGTTTCCTGACTTATTTTAGGGAATGCTTAATGAAGCCTACACGTTGTTTTCTGAAGCGTTTTCTATTCTACAGCAAGTATGTTCTTCTAACTTATTTAGTAGTAGTATTCATTTTCAAGTTTTTCCAATTTAACTCGTAGTAATCTTCTCAAATTTTCTTATTCCAGGTTACTGGTCCCATGCATCGCGAGGTTGCCAATTGCTGCAGGTATTAACCATTCCCATGCTTTTTAGTTTCCCACAATGTCTCTTTGAACAAAACAGTTGACTGACAAAATTAAGATGCCAAACATTTGAAGTTGGAAAATAGGGTCAAGTCTTATATGCAGGTCAATCACTTGCATATTTGCATGTTTGTAACTTTTTCACTTCAACCTTTTGTGCCGTGCTTGGTCTTTTTAAGGCAGTAAAAAATGAACTTGACAGGTCAAGATAATTATAGTAATGTGGACTAGGGAATTTTCATTGTAAAGTGGGTCTTGAAATGACTTGAAAGAAGATACGAGTGGCGTGTTCAACTTATACACTTCCTAAGCAACTGCATGCTTTGCAATTCTCAGGTACCTGGCGATGGTTCTATATCATGCTGGAGACATGGCAGGAGCTATTTCACAGCAGCACAAAGAGCTGATCATAAATGAGCGTTGCCTCAGTTTGGACCACCCTGATACTGCTCACAGGTTAGCCAAGTTATCAAACTCAGTTGTTCCGTCTATTATTAATGAATAAAATTTTCATGTGGGTCATTGTTGGATGTGGGCATGTAGGTCCAATACAAGCACCTTGTGAAGAGTTTGGCATTGAATATACCTAGCTCACAAATTATTGATTACCTTATTTTGTTGGGGACTCATGTTATCTACTATTCTGTTAATGCAGCTATGGAAATATGGCTCTTTTTTACCATGGACTTAATCAAACAGAGCTCGCTTTGCGACACATGTCTCGAACATTGCTCTTGCTGAGTTTGTCGTGTGGGCCAGATCATCCTGACGTGGCTGCAACATACATAAACGTTGCAATGATGTACCAGGATATAGGCAACATGAATACAGCTCTTCGCTATTTGCAGGAAGCCCTTAAAAAGAACGAGCGACTTCTTGGTGAGGAGCATATTCAGACTGCTGTATGTTATCATGCTTTAGCTATTGCATTCAACTGTATGGGTGCATTCAAACTCTCACTCCAGGTAAAACACTAGGAGCGAAAATGCGAAATTTTATGCTTGCCATATCGTGCTTGTTTCTATTAAATAAGAGAGCCTGGGTTTGCAGCATGAAACAAAAACTTACGACATACTTGTCAAGCAACTTGGGGAAGAAGATTCTAGGACGCGTGATTCTCGGAACTGGATAGAGACATTTAGAATGCGTGAGCTTCAGGTAAATGAGCGACTTCTATCTGTTGGGTGGCTGGAGAACAACCTCCTTTGTTAGTTTTTTCATGACACAAGCTCATCTTTATTTTGCAGCTGAATGCACAAAAGCAAAAGGGACAAGCAGTAAATGCTACTTCCGCTCAGAAGGCCATTGATATCTTAAAGGTACTCTTGAAACAAAACAACCTATACTGGTATATCTCATTATGCAGATGACATTGGATCTTTGCTTAGATTTTGCATTTCATATTTGTCTCAACTATGATAAGAAAATTTCGAAATTCTGTATCCTACCATTTTGTGGCAGGCTCATCCTGACTTGATACAAGCTTTCCAAGCTGCCACAGCAGGAGGTTCGGGGAATCTGAATGCATCCAACAATAAATCCCTTAATGCAGCGATAATGGGAGAAACAGTTCCTCGGGGTAGGGCTGGCGACGAACGTGCTGCTCGTGCAGCGGCAGAGGCTAGGAAGAAAGCAGCCGCAAGAGGCCTACTTGTACGTCCACATGGTGTTCCAGTCCAAGCTTTACCTCCGCTCACACAACTACTTAATATCATCAACTCTGGAATGACTCCAGAAGGTGAAGCAGAAGAATCCAAGAAAGAGCCTACTAATGGAGACGCTACTACAAATGGTCGTGAAGTCAAAGAGAACGGATCTTCATTGGTCCAAGAACCTCAGGCCCCTGTTGGATTGTCTGGATCTACAGTGGACCCGAAGAAGcaaaaagtgaaaacaaaagCGGTATCCTAAATTTTGTTGAGAGAAAAAAGAGAATGGTTGTTAACCAAGAAACCTAACCTTAGTTTTGGTACCTTGAGGTGAGTTTTAGAGACTTATTTCGTAATTCTTTTGTATTCATGCGAATCCATTGGTacttatctcttcttcattagagATGTGAAGCTATTCCACACTTCCAATGGTTGCATTAGTTTAGTGTGCAAGTGCTCATGACAGAATCCTGTTTTGTCATTCATTCTTCATTATTATTTAGGCTTAGTATAAAATGCTTTGGATCTCAAGGAGAGGTGATCCAAATCCGTTAATGTTACACTTAATTGCTAAAAATATCATGAATTCAGCTAGTCTCCTATATTTCGTGTAATAGTTGTGTAGGAGTAAACAGAAATGAACCACTCTACAAATTAATATTCATAATTGGCCAAATTTATTGCAATTCGTTGTGCATCATCATGTCTATTTTATGTCCTGGGCGGTGAACATTTGTACTTCTGAATTAATTGATTGACACCCTGCTGCTAGGATGTGTGATAAATTGATGCATCACTCGGCCGATTGAGCACCAAGAGACAAGGACAGAGATTTGGTCCGAGTACTATGGCCTGCCTAAAATGAAGTGATGGTTTTTCTATTTGTTTTCCCTGAGCTCCTTTCTGTCTGTAGGATGGACCATGGATTGTCTTACTGTATTTGAATTTATAATCTCTTTGCTACGCAAAGATAAATTAAATGCAAAGAGACATCCTTGAATTGACAACATGTTGAAACATCGCAATAGCATTACCGGACCTTCCGATAACACGGAAATATCTGTCAACAACTCAAGAAAATATAGCAGCAAAGAAGTTTTATATTAGTAACTGCTCTCTCACTCACTCACTAACACAGTTCTTCTCCTGAGTACTCTCCGTGGGATGAATCTGAGTAGTAGTCCAAAGTAGTAGCATCCTTCTCGAGATGATAGCTGTCCCATCCACCTTTCTTTATGAAATCTCCCGGAGACTTGATAATATTTTGAAAAATCTCATTCCAGTTTTGAGGGATATTATTCTCATAGAGCTTGACGAATCCTTCGTCAAGCTGATGTTTTATGACAGGAAGTGATGCCGGAGGAAGTGATGACAGTCTTTCAGTATAACTGTCATTTCAATTTCCCCAGGTACATACTCTGCCAGATTAACAATCTCAATCTCGTCTAGCCTGGCCATAATGGAGGC encodes the following:
- the LOC113313270 gene encoding clustered mitochondria protein-like → MAGKSNKSRNKKASQPQGSQNSTNTVVEPVASTDVPKNDVSTDDVPLKDDSSAVESSSVVVNGVSSNEDSSNSNPEAVEVQSENSTNQSKQAEGDIHLYPVSVKAQSGEKLELQLNPGDSVMDLRQFLLDAPETCYITCYDLVLHTKVGSAHHLEDYNEISEVADITTGGCSLDMVPALYDDRSIRAHVHRSRELLSLAIHHASLSTSLALQHEMLQNKPAESESVKAEAPQLDGLGFMEDVTGSLSNLVSSSSKEIKCVESVVFSSFNPPPSHRRLVGDLIYIDVVTVEGNKYCITGTTNSFYVNSSIGNSLDPRMCKPASEATTLIGLLQKISPKFKKAFREILERKASAHPFENVQSLLEPNSWLGAYPVPEHRRDAARAEDAFTLSYGSELVGMLRDWNEEVQSCREFPHTSPQERILRDRALYKVTSDFVNAAISGAVGVISRCIPPINPTDPECFHMYVHNNIFFSFAVDADLGQLSKSSSVKLKSVNISSLSDSSEKACCNHGGCSDSHVEKTNCSNLEEDGCTDSQLADSEQATYASANNDLKGTKAYQEADVPGLYNLAMAIIDYRGHRVVAQSIIPGILQGDKSDSLLYGSVDNGKKICWNETFHSKVLEAAKRLHLKEHTVLDASGNAVKLAAPVECKGIVGSDDRHYLLDLMRVTPRDSNFTGPGTRFCVLRPELVAAFCQAEAAERSQVSSVPDGEVPVTDAVSRINDSKEGVEAVDTDSNSEDKIEEAEVKAAQEIKIEKADNGVISEEILLNPNVLTEFKLAGSEEELAADEENVRKAGSYLKDVVLPKFVQDLCTLEVSPMDGQTLTEALHAHGINVRYIGKVANMTKHLPHIWDLCAIEIVVRSAKHILKDLLRLSQDHDIGPAISHFFNCFFGNGQPEGSKSQKKDQASGKSSKGQTKLKAGASEKKNQSSYARITHEALWSDICEFAKFKYQFELPEDARQRVKKVSAIRNLCQKVGITIATRKYDLEAAAPFQTSDILNLQPVIKHSIPVCSEARDLVETGKVRLAEGMLNEAYTLFSEAFSILQQVTGPMHREVANCCRYLAMVLYHAGDMAGAISQQHKELIINERCLSLDHPDTAHSYGNMALFYHGLNQTELALRHMSRTLLLLSLSCGPDHPDVAATYINVAMMYQDIGNMNTALRYLQEALKKNERLLGEEHIQTAVCYHALAIAFNCMGAFKLSLQHETKTYDILVKQLGEEDSRTRDSRNWIETFRMRELQLNAQKQKGQAVNATSAQKAIDILKAHPDLIQAFQAATAGGSGNLNASNNKSLNAAIMGETVPRGRAGDERAARAAAEARKKAAARGLLVRPHGVPVQALPPLTQLLNIINSGMTPEGEAEESKKEPTNGDATTNGREVKENGSSLVQEPQAPVGLSGSTVDPKKQKVKTKAVS